Below is a genomic region from Candidatus Chlorobium masyuteum.
CGCAGCCGTGCAAAATTGCTTGGATTGCCGACGTCCATTGCTGTTGAACGGGTGGTGACGGTTGGATGAGGGTCGTAGCGCCCGTCATCAAGATAGCGGGTTACGCTGTCATTGGCATTTGACGCGGCAATAAAATGGCCGATGGGAAAGCCCATTTTTTTTGCCAGTATGCCGGCAGTCAGGTTGCCATAATTGCCGCTCGGTACCGCAAAAAGAGGCTCAATATTGCCGAAACGCTCCCTGAGCTGCTGGGTTGCCCAGGCGTAATAGAATGACTGCGGAATCAGGCGCGATATGTTGATAGAGTTGGCCGATGTGAGGGTCAGTTTTTTGCTGAGGGCGGGATCGACAAAGGCCTGTTTTACCATTCGCTGGCAGTCATCGAAATCGCCGTTGACTTCAAGAGCGTGTACATTGCCTCCCGCTGTAGTTAACTGCTGTTCCTGCAGGCGGCTCACCTTTCCGGAAGGATAGAGCAGCACCACCCTTGTGTTTGCAATACCCTGAAATCCGTAAGCTACAGCGCTTCCGGTATCTCCCGATGTTGCAACAAGCACGGTGATAAGCCGGTCATCTTCGGCGGCAAAATAGCCGGTCAGACGAGCAAGAAAGCGTGCGCCGTAATCCTTGAAAGCCAGTGTGGGTCCGCAAAACAGCTCTTCAATAAAGGTATCGCTGTTCAACTCGACAAGCGGAGTCTCGAATGTATAGCAGCTCTCAATCATATCGCCGAGAAGGTCCAGGGGGATCTCACCACCGATAAACTTTTTAGCAATGGCAAATGCGATATTGTTAAAGCTGGCGCCTTCAAGCAGGGCGATCTCGCCGGGTGAGAAATGCGGGATTTCCGAAGGGACATAAAGCCCTCCATCGGGAGCAAGGCCTTCAAGTGTGGCTTTCTTGATGGAGACCGGTATGGAGGATTTATTGGTGCTGAAGTAGATCATGACTAAGGTTACGCTTCTATTGTTTTATTACAGTATTCTTGCGCCCTGCTTGCATATGGGTGATACCCACATATCGGACTCAAGGCGGGCTTTGGAGTGCAGAAATGCCTCTTTCATGGCCAAACCGACAGCCAGAGCTGTTTTTTCGGATGAAGAGAAGGCAAAAATTGAGGGGCCTGAGCCGGCAATGCTGCATCCGAGGGCTCCGGAATCAATTGCCGCCTGTTTGACATCAAAAAATCCCGGTATGAGCGGTGCGCGTTTCGGTTCCGCGACAACGTCAACCAGAGCGCGTCCGATAAGTTCATAGTCTGAGGTCAACAGACCGCTGACAAGTGCGCCGACATTACCCCACTGCTGGATCGCCTGTTTGAGCGGTATCTCGGTCGGCAGTACCGAACGGGCATAGGAGGTGCGCAGTTCGGTATGCGGGTGCACAAGGGAGCAGTAGAGGTGTTCAGGCGAAGGTATCGTGATGAGGTCAAGGGGTGTATAGCTTCTTATCAGCACAAAATTACCGAGAATAGCCGGAGCGGCATTGTCGGCATGAGCTGATCCGCAGGCAACCCGTTCACCCTCAATAGCGAAATGTACCAGCTCCATTTTTGTACATGGATTTCCCAGCAGCTCGTTGGCTGCAACAAGGGCTGCAGCAGCGCTGGCGGCACTGCTTCCCATACCGCTGCTGAGCGGCAGGTGTTTTTTTAGTTCAAGTGAAATATGACCGCTAAAGTCAATCTGCTTATGGGTCCGGATATATTCAAGGAACTTGAGAACAACAAAGCTCGATGTGTTTTTTTTCGGGTCAAGCGGCAACGCGCCGCCATCTCCGGATATAGATGAAATGGAGACCGGAGAGCCGGTATGTTTTTCTTCATCGAGTGTCAGGATGACTTCATCACCCGGCTCGGTTATGGCAAAGCCGAGAACGTCAAAACCGCAGGCGACATTGCCGACGGTTGCAGAAGCGAATCCCCTGATAGTTTTCATACCGTTTTCTGCAGACAAAATTCCTGTATGTTTGGGTGTAGGATAGACATCAAATAAAACGAAGCTTCAATCAAATGAGAGAGAGAATTTGAATAACTAAAAGCTTTTCGTTAAATTTAGGTTTTAATCTTTTGGACAGGCAGCCGCCCGATTTAAACTTCAAAAGAAGGTAAACAGAATCTTTCTCTTTTCTTAACAAATAACCAAGCGGAATAAGATATGTCTACAACAGTCAGGCCTGATGAGGTTTCATCCATACTTCGCAAGCAGCTTGCCGGTTTTGAGTCCGAAGCAGAAGTTTATGACGTAGGAACAGTGCTGCAGGTTGGTGACGGTATTGCTCGAGTGTATGGTTTGTCAAAGGCAGCAGCAGGTGAGCTTCTTGAGTTTCCCAATAACGTCATGGGTATGGCGTTGAACCTTGAGGAGGATAACGTCGGTGCTGTGTTGTTTGGTGAATCAACATTGGTAAAAGAGGGTGATACGGTTAAAAGAACCAGCATTCTTGCTTCAATCCCCGTTGGCGAGGCTATGCTCGGCAGGGTTATCAATCCGCTTGGCGAGCCGATCGACGGAAAAGGCTCCATCGAAACCGAGCTTCGTCTTCCTCTCGAACGCAGGGCTCCCGGTGTTATCTATCGTAAATCAGTTCACGAGCCTTTGCAGACGGGTCTCAAGGCTATCGACTCCATGATTCCGATCGGTCGCGGACAGCGCGAACTTATTATCGGTGACCGTCAGACCGGAAAAACAGCGGTTGCAATTGACACTATCATCAACCAGAAAGGCAAAGGCGTTTTCTGTATCTATGTTGCCATCGGCCTGAAAGGTTCAACGGTTGCCCAGGTTGTCAATACGCTGGAAAAATATGGTGCAATGGAGTACACCACCGTTATTTCCGCTACGGCTTCGGATCCTGCACCGCTTCAGTTTATTGCCCCGTTTGCCGGAGCTACTCTTGGTGAGTTCTTCCGCGATACCGGCCGTCATGCACTTGTTGTATATGATGATCTTTCAAAACAGGCCGTTGCCTATCGTCAGCTCTCCCTCCTTCTTCGCCGTCCACCTGGACGCGAAGCCTATCCTGGCGACGTTTTTTATCTGCACTCCCGTCTGCTTGAAAGAGCTGCGAAAATAACTGACGATATTGAAGTTGCACGCAAGATGAACGATCTTCCCGATGCACTCAAGTCTATCGTGAAAGGTGGCGGAAGTCTTACCGCGCTTCCGGTTATTGAAACACAGGCAGGTGACGTTTCAGCCTATATTCCGACCAACGTGATCTCCATCACTGATGGACAGATCTTCCTTGAGTCGAACCTCTTCAACTCCGGTCAGAGGCCTGCTATCAACGTCGGTATCTCGGTTTCCCGTGTTGGTGGTGCAGCCCAGATCAAGGCCATGAAAAAGGTTGCCGGTACCCTTCGTCTTGATCTTGCCCAGTTCCGTGAACTCGAGGCCTTCTCGAAATTCGGTTCTGATCTTGACAAAACAACAAAAGCACAGCTTGATCGTGGTGCGAGGCTTGTTGAAATCCTCAAGCAGGGTCAGTATATCCCGATGCCGGTTGAAAAGCAGGTTGCGATCATCTTCCTCGGAACCCAGGGCTTGCTCGATACGGTTGATCTGCGCTTTATCCGCAAGTTTGAAGAGGAGTTCCTCTCTGCGCTTGAAATCAAGCAGAGTGACATTCTTAGCGCTATTGCAACGAGCGGTGCTCTTGAAAGCGATACAGCCAACAAGCTCAAGGAGTTCGCGTTGAAGTTTGTTGAGACCTTCAAGGCAAAAAACAAGGCGTAATATCAGGATCAGCAGATTTTAAGCAATTAATAACAGTCCCGTAATTCATGGCTACATTAAAGGATATACGTGTACGAATCAAAGGGGTGAAGTCTACACAGCAGGTTACCAAGGCGATGAAGATGGTAGCTGCAGCAAAGCTCAGAAGAGCACAGGATCGGGCCGTCATGGCTCGACCCTATGCCGGAAAGCTGAAGGAGATGCTCGGCTCTCTTTCTGCAAAGGTAGATACTTCGCGTAACCCTCTGCTTTCGGGACGTCCGGAGGTTAATAAGGTGCTTGTGATTCTTGTTACTTCCGACAGGGGTCTATGCGGTGCGTTCAATACCAATATCATCAAGCTCGCATACAAGACCATTCATGAAGATTACGCCGATGTTCACCGCAAGGGTGGCGTAAGTATGATCTGTGCGGGCACCAGAGGACTTGAGTTCTTCCGCAAGCGGGATTACAACATTCTCAAGGGGTACCCGGCGGTTTTCCAGAATCTTGATTTCAGCATTGCCAAGGAGATTGCCGATACCGCCTCCGGTATGTATCTGCGTGGAGAGGCTGACCGGGTGATCGTTGTCTACAATGAGTTCAAGTCGGTGCTTGCGCCGAACCTGAAAGCTGAGGAGCTTCTTCCTATTGCGCCCGTTAGTGCCGTCAAGGAGAGCAGCAGTGATTATATTTACGAGCCCTCTCCCTCCGCCATTATTGATGTGCTGGTTCCCCGCCATCTCAATACCCAGGTATGGAGAATGCTGCTTGAATCCAATGCTGCCGAGCATGCTGCCCGTATGGCTGCGATGGATTCGGCGACAGAGAATGCCAAGGATCTTCTCCGCTCTCTCAACATCAGCTATAACCGTGCACGCCAGGCTGCGATTACTACCGAGCTGAGTGAAATTGTTGCGGGCGCTGACGCATTGAGCAGTTGACCTACAGCATGACGAATGTATGATTAAAAGCGCCCCCCAGTGGGCGCTTTTTTTTTGTGAAATTGTTCAAGAGCGCTGCCGGAGATGCGGCTGAACCGGAAATGATTTATATTTTAACGGGTAATGATTCACCATCAATCTCATTTCATATTCAATCAAGGCGTGGGCGTGAGCATGAAGATATACAAGTTTGGGGGGAGCTCTCTGGGGTCGGCCGGGCGGATGAACAACGTGGTCGATATCATTGCCGGAGCATTGGCTGATGATAACCTTATTGTTGTGGTTTCGGCAGTTCAGGGTGTAACTGATCTTCTGCTTGACTCTGCCACCAGGGCCGGGATCGGAGAGAGCGGATATCGCCGCACCCTCGAAGAGCTTGAGCAGCGCCATCTCCAAATGTCTCAGGAACTCTTTTCCGGAAATGTCCCCGATACCTTTTCATCGGCATTCACCACTGATTTTTCCGAACTCAAGGATATTCTGCACGGTGTCTTTCTGCTCAGGGAGCTTTCTGATAAAAGTCTGGCGCTTGTGCTTGGATTCGGTGAGCGACTCTCGGCACTGATGGTCAGCAGTTATCTTCAACAGCGACGGATTGAAGCATACTATCTTGATGCCCGAAAGCTGATTGTTACCGATGCCAATTATGCCGATGCGAGGGTTGACGCTCATGCATCCGAACTGCAGATCCGAAAACAGTTCGCCTCTTTTGCCGGTGTTCCGGTGGTGACCGGTTTTATCGCGGCCGCGCCGGATGGTTCGGCAACGACCCTCGGGCGGGGAGGCTCTGATTATACGGCATCAATTCTTGGCGCAGCACTTGGTGCAGCCGAAATTTGTATATGGACCGATGTGGACGGTTTTTTCAGTGCTGATCCAAAACGGGTCCGGGATGCCCGGATTCTGCCGTTTATCAGTTATGCTGAAGCCATGGAGCTCTCCCATGCCGGAGCAAAGGTGCTGCATCCGCTTGCTGTTCAGCCGGCCATGAAGGCGGGCATTCCGATCCTGATCAAAAACAGTTTCAATCCATCGGCTGAAGGAACACGAATTGATGGAGCGCCATTCTCTCCGGAGAGAAACCGTACGCTCCCCGTTACAGGGCTTACATCCATTAATAATATTGTACTGTTGAACATGTCCGGTAGCGGAATGGTTGGCGTTCCGGGGATTGCCTCACGACTTTTCAGCTGTCTTGCCCGTCACCGCATCAACATCATATTCATATCCCAGGCCTCTTCCGAACAGTCGATCACGCTGGCCATCAACCCGGCCCAGGCTCCGAACGCAAAAAAAATACTTGAAGAGGAGTTTCGGGCTGAAATTGAGTCCCGTCAGATTGATCCGCTTGCAATCCGCAAAAATCTTGCCATGATTGCCGTAGTAGGCAATAACATGTCCGGCCATGCGGGTGTATCCGCCCAGTTGTTTGAAACACTCGGCAAAAACGGGGTCAATGTCATTGCGGTGGCCCAGGGCGCAAATGAGATGAACATCTCCCTTGTCATTGACAGCAATGATGAGGACAAGGCCCTGAACTGTATTCATGAATCATTCTTTCTCTCGCAGCGCAAGGTGCATCTCTTTATTGCCGGGACCGGTACGATTGCAAAAAGCCTCATCGGGCAGATCCGTGCCCATCGGCGAAATCTGCAGGAGGAGAATGACCTTGATGTGGTTGTTTGCGGGATGGCAAATACCGGCACTATTGCACTCAATGATGAGGGTATTGATCTTGATTCCTGGCAGCAGGCTCTTCAGCCGAGAAGCGGGAAGAGGGGTATTGAAGGGTATATGGAGATTATCCGGGAGAAAAACCTGCACAATACCATTTTTGTCGATTGTACGGCAAGCAAAGATGTTGCGGCAATCTATCCCGATCTCCTGCTGGCCAATATTTCCGTTGTCACCGCCAACAAACTTGGCATGGCGGGCAGCTGGCCGCTCTACAGGAGCATCAGGGATGCCCAGCGCAAAAGCAACGCCCGTTTTCTCTATGAAACCAATGTCGGCGCCGGGCTGCCGATCATCAACACGCTGAACGACCTTAAAAACAGCGGAGACAAGATTATCAGTATCGACGGAGTTCTCTCCGGAACATTGAGCTTTATTTTCAACGAACTGCGCAAGGGAGGGCGGTTCAGCGAAATTGTCCGGCGAGCCAAAGAGGCGGGCTATACCGAGCCCGATCCGAGGGACGATCTCTCGGGTGCTGATTTTGCCCGGAAGTTTCTCATTCTCGGCCGTGAACTCGGCTTTACCCTCGAATTCAGTGATGTGCTTGTCGAGAGTCTCGTACCGGAGGAGTATCGCGGTGAGATGCCGGTCGGGGAGTTTCTTGACCGACTGGAGAGTGTGGACAGCTGGTATGCAGAAGAGAGCGAAAAAGCCGCAGCGGACGGGATGACCATAGCCTATGCCGGTGGAATAAAGGACGGAAAGGCATCGATAGGAGTCAAACGGGTTCCGCTTTCAAGTCCTATTGCCGGACTCAGCGGATCGGAAAATATGGTGGTCTTTACTACGGATCGCTACCATGCAACTCCTCTTGTTGTCCGTGGCCCCGGTGCAGGCGGAGAGGTTACCGCAGGGGGTGTTTTTGCCGATATTCTCCGGATAGCAAGTTATCTGGTTTAACAGAGAGCCATATGCGTGCAGATATTGTTTCAATCGGTGATGAGTTGCTCAAAGGGCAGCGGGTAAACACCAATGCGTCGTTTATGGCCGGTGCTCTTGCCGGTATCGGCATTGCGGTGAACCGGATAGTTGCCTGCGCTGACGTTGAGCCGGAAATTGCCGCCGTATTGGCCGAATCACTTGAACGATCCGAGGTGGTGCTGGTTACCGGAGGGCTCGGACCTACACGCGATGACCGGACCCGCAGTGCAGTTCAGCAGCTTCTCCAGAGAGGAGTAGAGCTGAGTGAGGATGCCTATCAGAATCTTGCTGCGCTGATGAAACAGCGTGGCCGTACCATGAGTGATGCTCTTCGTGACCAGGCGATGGTGATTGAAGGGTCGCATGTTATTCTGAATACCAAAGGGTCGGCGGCGGGCATGATTATCGGATGCGGCGATCCGTTCAGGAACCACTATCTGGTTCTGATGCCGGGAGTTCCTTCTGAAATGAAGGCTATGATGGAGCTTACGGTGCTCCCCTATTTTTCGGCACTCTCCTCCTCATTTATCCGCCATACGCCGGTTAAAACGCTTGGTATCGGTGAATCGATGCTGGCGGAGATGATTGTTGAGGTTGAGGATTCGCTTCCGAAGGGAACAACCCTGGCCTATCTTCCCCATGCCGCAGGTGTATCGCTGATGATAAGCACGGTCGGCAGTGACCGGGAGCGAGTGGAGGAGGATAACAAGGGGGTTGTTGATGCCATCATCAAGCGGGCGAAGAGGTTTATCTATGCTACCGGAGAGAGTACACTTGAAGAGACGATCGGCGAACTGCTTTCCCGCCGGGGGCTCACGGTTGCTGTGGCTGAATCATGTACCGGCGGTCTTGTTGCAAGCCGCCTGACTGATGTTGCCGGTTCATCGGCCTATTTTCTCCAGGGTTTTGTGGTTTACACCAACAAAGCCAAAGAGGAGACGCTGGGGGTGCCGAAGGAGCGTGTTGAAGAGTTCGGAGCCGTGAGCGAAGAGGTTGCCTGTGCTATGGCAAGAGGGTGTCTTGAAAAAAGCGGGGCTGATTTTGCGCTTGCAACAACAGGTATTGCCGGGCCTGCGGGCGGCTCGGCTGAAAAACCGGTCGGTATGCTCTGCCTCGCACTGGCGGTTAAATCCTCAGGAGCCGTGCAGTCGCGCACACTCTTCATGCATGGAGATCGCGAGCTGAACAAAATCCGCTTCAGTGAAGCTGTTCTTCGTGAACTCTGGGAGTATCTTCGCGCCTCCTGAACGCCTGGATATTCTGTTCCGCAAGCGAACCGCTGACTATTTTTTCTCATGCATTCAGCACCTGCAAGCGTAAGACTGAAAAGCGCTCACCCTCTCAAAATTAAATTGTCATTTTGTAAAAAAAGAAGCTCTTTTATCAATAACTTGTTCTGCTCGTAAATTATCGGCAACGGCTTTGGCGAAAAGAAAAATGTTCTCATGACAGCGTATGGCAAGAATTGCAAGATTACCGGATAGTATTGCTAACAAGATTTCTGCTGGCGAAGTTGTTCAGCGTCCGGCATCGGTTGTCAAGGAACTTCTGGAGAATTCCATTGATGCCGGAGCCGATAAAATAACGCTCTCTATTAAGGATGCCGGAAAGGAGCTTATACGTATAGTTGATAATGGCGCGGGGATGCTGCGCGACGATGCGCTGCTCTGTGTTGAGCGTTTCGCAACAAGCAAGATTATCGGAGTCGAGGATCTCGACTCTCTGAAAACGCTCGGATTCAGGGGCGAAGCACTGGCAAGTATCTCTTCGGTCTCGCATTTCGAGCTGAAAACACGGACAGCCAAAGAGACGCTCGGGTTGCGATTCCGCTACGAAGGGGGAGTTCTTG
It encodes:
- the thrC gene encoding threonine synthase, translated to MIYFSTNKSSIPVSIKKATLEGLAPDGGLYVPSEIPHFSPGEIALLEGASFNNIAFAIAKKFIGGEIPLDLLGDMIESCYTFETPLVELNSDTFIEELFCGPTLAFKDYGARFLARLTGYFAAEDDRLITVLVATSGDTGSAVAYGFQGIANTRVVLLYPSGKVSRLQEQQLTTAGGNVHALEVNGDFDDCQRMVKQAFVDPALSKKLTLTSANSINISRLIPQSFYYAWATQQLRERFGNIEPLFAVPSGNYGNLTAGILAKKMGFPIGHFIAASNANDSVTRYLDDGRYDPHPTVTTRSTAMDVGNPSNFARLRYLYNNDHTAMGRDITGISVSDKETLATIRSVYERFGYTADPHTAVAFRALELYRSSGQSAGKPGVVLSTAHPAKFLEVISDALDREVEIPERLKEVLNKKKMAVTISSDYNELAMYLNRLDC
- a CDS encoding homoserine kinase, with translation MKTIRGFASATVGNVACGFDVLGFAITEPGDEVILTLDEEKHTGSPVSISSISGDGGALPLDPKKNTSSFVVLKFLEYIRTHKQIDFSGHISLELKKHLPLSSGMGSSAASAAAALVAANELLGNPCTKMELVHFAIEGERVACGSAHADNAAPAILGNFVLIRSYTPLDLITIPSPEHLYCSLVHPHTELRTSYARSVLPTEIPLKQAIQQWGNVGALVSGLLTSDYELIGRALVDVVAEPKRAPLIPGFFDVKQAAIDSGALGCSIAGSGPSIFAFSSSEKTALAVGLAMKEAFLHSKARLESDMWVSPICKQGARIL
- a CDS encoding F0F1 ATP synthase subunit gamma, with amino-acid sequence MATLKDIRVRIKGVKSTQQVTKAMKMVAAAKLRRAQDRAVMARPYAGKLKEMLGSLSAKVDTSRNPLLSGRPEVNKVLVILVTSDRGLCGAFNTNIIKLAYKTIHEDYADVHRKGGVSMICAGTRGLEFFRKRDYNILKGYPAVFQNLDFSIAKEIADTASGMYLRGEADRVIVVYNEFKSVLAPNLKAEELLPIAPVSAVKESSSDYIYEPSPSAIIDVLVPRHLNTQVWRMLLESNAAEHAARMAAMDSATENAKDLLRSLNISYNRARQAAITTELSEIVAGADALSS
- the atpA gene encoding F0F1 ATP synthase subunit alpha produces the protein MSTTVRPDEVSSILRKQLAGFESEAEVYDVGTVLQVGDGIARVYGLSKAAAGELLEFPNNVMGMALNLEEDNVGAVLFGESTLVKEGDTVKRTSILASIPVGEAMLGRVINPLGEPIDGKGSIETELRLPLERRAPGVIYRKSVHEPLQTGLKAIDSMIPIGRGQRELIIGDRQTGKTAVAIDTIINQKGKGVFCIYVAIGLKGSTVAQVVNTLEKYGAMEYTTVISATASDPAPLQFIAPFAGATLGEFFRDTGRHALVVYDDLSKQAVAYRQLSLLLRRPPGREAYPGDVFYLHSRLLERAAKITDDIEVARKMNDLPDALKSIVKGGGSLTALPVIETQAGDVSAYIPTNVISITDGQIFLESNLFNSGQRPAINVGISVSRVGGAAQIKAMKKVAGTLRLDLAQFRELEAFSKFGSDLDKTTKAQLDRGARLVEILKQGQYIPMPVEKQVAIIFLGTQGLLDTVDLRFIRKFEEEFLSALEIKQSDILSAIATSGALESDTANKLKEFALKFVETFKAKNKA
- the thrA gene encoding bifunctional aspartate kinase/homoserine dehydrogenase I; amino-acid sequence: MKIYKFGGSSLGSAGRMNNVVDIIAGALADDNLIVVVSAVQGVTDLLLDSATRAGIGESGYRRTLEELEQRHLQMSQELFSGNVPDTFSSAFTTDFSELKDILHGVFLLRELSDKSLALVLGFGERLSALMVSSYLQQRRIEAYYLDARKLIVTDANYADARVDAHASELQIRKQFASFAGVPVVTGFIAAAPDGSATTLGRGGSDYTASILGAALGAAEICIWTDVDGFFSADPKRVRDARILPFISYAEAMELSHAGAKVLHPLAVQPAMKAGIPILIKNSFNPSAEGTRIDGAPFSPERNRTLPVTGLTSINNIVLLNMSGSGMVGVPGIASRLFSCLARHRINIIFISQASSEQSITLAINPAQAPNAKKILEEEFRAEIESRQIDPLAIRKNLAMIAVVGNNMSGHAGVSAQLFETLGKNGVNVIAVAQGANEMNISLVIDSNDEDKALNCIHESFFLSQRKVHLFIAGTGTIAKSLIGQIRAHRRNLQEENDLDVVVCGMANTGTIALNDEGIDLDSWQQALQPRSGKRGIEGYMEIIREKNLHNTIFVDCTASKDVAAIYPDLLLANISVVTANKLGMAGSWPLYRSIRDAQRKSNARFLYETNVGAGLPIINTLNDLKNSGDKIISIDGVLSGTLSFIFNELRKGGRFSEIVRRAKEAGYTEPDPRDDLSGADFARKFLILGRELGFTLEFSDVLVESLVPEEYRGEMPVGEFLDRLESVDSWYAEESEKAAADGMTIAYAGGIKDGKASIGVKRVPLSSPIAGLSGSENMVVFTTDRYHATPLVVRGPGAGGEVTAGGVFADILRIASYLV
- a CDS encoding CinA family nicotinamide mononucleotide deamidase-related protein, with translation MRADIVSIGDELLKGQRVNTNASFMAGALAGIGIAVNRIVACADVEPEIAAVLAESLERSEVVLVTGGLGPTRDDRTRSAVQQLLQRGVELSEDAYQNLAALMKQRGRTMSDALRDQAMVIEGSHVILNTKGSAAGMIIGCGDPFRNHYLVLMPGVPSEMKAMMELTVLPYFSALSSSFIRHTPVKTLGIGESMLAEMIVEVEDSLPKGTTLAYLPHAAGVSLMISTVGSDRERVEEDNKGVVDAIIKRAKRFIYATGESTLEETIGELLSRRGLTVAVAESCTGGLVASRLTDVAGSSAYFLQGFVVYTNKAKEETLGVPKERVEEFGAVSEEVACAMARGCLEKSGADFALATTGIAGPAGGSAEKPVGMLCLALAVKSSGAVQSRTLFMHGDRELNKIRFSEAVLRELWEYLRAS